A genomic segment from Acidimicrobiales bacterium encodes:
- a CDS encoding ABC transporter ATP-binding protein, whose protein sequence is MAAVEVDDLVVCHGDLTAVDRVSFSVQQGQVLALLGPNGAGKTTTVEALQGLHRPTAGRVRVLGLDPRTQHEALMPQVGVMPQAGGVYPGARPLEVLRLVASFHALAEDPVALLDQVGLSHRARAPWRTLSGGEQQRLSLALALVGRPQVVFLDEPTAGIDPAGRQLVRQKVADLRTAGLAVVVTTHDLEEAEKVADSVVIVDRGRVVASGTPTELMRAGGSAEIRFRAPAGVDTASLGKAMMAGVDEVSPGEYVVEVEPTPVNINALTSWLAAHDLPLGDLRAGRQTLEDVFLRMTAITGEIPAVRVDSRRRHGRAGR, encoded by the coding sequence ATGGCCGCGGTCGAGGTGGACGATCTGGTCGTGTGCCACGGCGACCTGACCGCCGTGGACCGGGTCTCGTTCTCCGTGCAGCAGGGCCAGGTGCTGGCCCTGCTGGGCCCCAACGGGGCGGGCAAGACCACCACCGTGGAGGCCCTGCAGGGCCTGCACCGCCCGACCGCGGGCCGGGTGCGGGTGCTGGGCCTCGACCCCCGGACCCAGCACGAGGCGCTCATGCCGCAGGTGGGCGTGATGCCCCAGGCCGGCGGCGTGTACCCCGGGGCCCGGCCCCTGGAGGTGCTGCGGCTGGTGGCGTCGTTCCACGCCCTGGCCGAGGACCCCGTCGCCCTGCTCGACCAGGTGGGCCTCAGCCACCGGGCCCGGGCCCCGTGGCGCACCCTCTCGGGTGGCGAGCAGCAGCGCCTCTCCCTGGCCCTGGCCCTGGTGGGCCGGCCCCAGGTGGTGTTCCTGGACGAACCCACCGCCGGCATCGACCCCGCCGGCCGCCAGCTCGTGCGCCAGAAGGTGGCCGACCTGCGGACCGCGGGGCTGGCCGTGGTGGTCACCACCCACGACCTGGAGGAGGCCGAGAAGGTGGCCGACTCGGTGGTGATCGTGGACCGGGGCCGGGTGGTGGCCAGCGGCACGCCGACCGAGCTCATGCGGGCCGGGGGCAGCGCCGAGATCCGCTTCCGGGCTCCCGCCGGGGTCGACACCGCCTCCCTGGGCAAGGCCATGATGGCCGGCGTCGACGAGGTGTCGCCCGGCGAGTACGTGGTGGAGGTGGAGCCGACCCCCGTCAACATCAACGCCCTGACCTCGTGGCTGGCCGCCCACGACCTGCCGCTGGGGGACCTCCGGGCCGGGCGCCAGACCCTGGAGGACGTGTTCCTGCGCATGACCGCCATCACCGGCGAGATCCCCGCCGTCCGGGTCGACAGCCGGCGCCGGCACGGCCGGGCCGGGCGCTGA